One genomic segment of Arthrobacter sp. Marseille-P9274 includes these proteins:
- a CDS encoding HRDC domain-containing protein — protein sequence MGAPPAEAAPEQAPELVELTAPREGVPPVITTANGLARAAAALAGGRGPVAVDAERASGFRYGQRAFLVQLRREGSGTWLIDPEPFDDLVVINDAIRGAEWILHAATQDLPCLSELGMWPDRLFDTELAARLAGLPRVGLAAVIENLLGFTLAKEHSAADWSTRPLPEPWLRYAALDVEVLIELREAMVELLTQQDKLRFAEQEFEALRKTPPAPPRPDPWRKTSGLHQIRDRRQLAAVRELWQEREQLAEKRDIAPGRLIPDSAIVAAARAMPTTVPQLLEVNGFHGRAAQREAPRWLRCISAARQLKELPELQLPTNAPPPPRVWAEKDPAAAARLQTARPRLAALAEKLDMPVENLLTPDFLRRVAWRPPAAVTEESIAAALRGLGARPWQLELAVPVITKAFLDPDPLPEPKGKGNHRGSAA from the coding sequence ATGGGTGCACCACCCGCGGAAGCGGCCCCGGAGCAGGCCCCCGAACTGGTCGAGCTGACCGCGCCCCGAGAGGGCGTGCCCCCCGTCATCACCACCGCCAACGGGCTGGCGCGTGCCGCGGCCGCGCTGGCCGGCGGACGGGGACCGGTGGCCGTGGACGCCGAGCGCGCGTCCGGCTTCCGCTACGGCCAGCGCGCCTTCCTCGTGCAGCTCCGCCGCGAAGGATCGGGCACCTGGCTGATCGACCCCGAGCCCTTCGACGACCTGGTGGTCATCAACGATGCGATCCGCGGCGCCGAGTGGATCCTGCACGCGGCCACCCAGGACCTGCCCTGCCTCTCCGAGCTTGGCATGTGGCCGGACCGGCTCTTCGACACGGAGCTCGCCGCCCGACTGGCCGGGCTCCCGCGCGTCGGCCTGGCCGCCGTCATCGAGAACCTGCTGGGCTTCACGCTGGCCAAGGAGCATTCCGCGGCGGACTGGTCCACCCGCCCGCTGCCCGAACCCTGGCTCCGCTACGCCGCCCTGGACGTCGAGGTGCTGATCGAACTCCGCGAGGCCATGGTCGAGCTGCTCACGCAGCAGGACAAGCTGCGCTTTGCCGAGCAGGAGTTCGAGGCCCTGCGCAAGACGCCGCCGGCCCCGCCGCGCCCGGACCCGTGGCGGAAGACCTCGGGACTCCACCAGATCCGCGACCGGCGGCAGCTGGCTGCGGTCCGGGAGCTGTGGCAGGAACGCGAGCAGCTGGCCGAGAAGCGGGACATCGCCCCCGGCCGCCTCATCCCGGACTCCGCCATCGTGGCCGCGGCCCGGGCGATGCCCACGACCGTGCCGCAGCTGCTGGAGGTCAACGGCTTCCACGGGCGGGCCGCCCAGCGGGAGGCCCCGCGCTGGCTCCGCTGCATCAGCGCCGCCCGCCAGTTGAAGGAGCTGCCCGAACTGCAGCTGCCGACCAACGCTCCCCCGCCGCCCCGGGTCTGGGCGGAAAAGGACCCGGCGGCGGCAGCGCGCCTGCAGACCGCCCGGCCCCGGCTCGCCGCCTTAGCGGAGAAGCTGGACATGCCGGTGGAGAACCTGCTCACCCCGGACTTCCTGCGCCGCGTGGCGTGGCGTCCGCCGGCCGCCGTCACCGAGGAATCCATCGCCGCGGCCCTGCGCGGACTGGGCGCCCGCCCCTGGCAGCTGGAGCTCGCCGTTCCTGTCATCACCAAGGCCTTCCTCGATCCGGACCCGCTGCCGGAGCCGAAGGGCAAGGGGAACCACCGGGGAAGCGCCGCCTAG